One Pyramidobacter piscolens W5455 genomic region harbors:
- the ffh gene encoding signal recognition particle protein has translation MFDALKERLERIFSGLRGRGKLTEEDVQQALREVRRALLEADVNYKVVKDLVEKIRVRAVGADVLGSIMPAQQVSAVVYEEIARIMGEGSRGIDISPQPPTLVMMVGLQGGGKTTSSAKLAKKLSKSHKPMLVACDLRRPAAVDQLRVLAGQAGVAFFGPEAGESDVVALSQRALAYAASHLIDVLIFDTAGRLAVDEEMMAELDRMKAALAPHEILLVVDAMSGQEALNVAEAFNNRLGVTGVVLSKLDGDARGGAALAVLAATGVPVKFAGVGEGLDAIEQFDPRRMAERIMGMGDMAGLVEKIKEAATETDIQQMAQSFKKQRFTMDNLLAQFAQVEKMGPLDKVMEMLPGAVTSKMKDLPPEALDDKRLLRMKAIIQSMTKAERRDPAIIKGSRRRRIAEGSGTTVQMVNQLLKQFEQMSELWKRFGKMGKK, from the coding sequence ATGTTTGACGCGCTCAAAGAACGACTGGAACGCATTTTCAGCGGCCTGCGCGGCCGCGGCAAGCTGACGGAAGAAGACGTTCAGCAGGCCCTGCGCGAAGTTCGCCGCGCCCTTCTCGAAGCCGACGTCAACTACAAAGTCGTTAAGGACCTGGTCGAAAAGATCCGCGTCCGCGCCGTCGGCGCCGACGTGCTCGGTTCCATCATGCCCGCCCAGCAAGTCTCCGCCGTCGTCTACGAAGAAATCGCCCGCATCATGGGCGAAGGCAGCCGCGGCATCGACATCTCGCCCCAGCCGCCGACGCTGGTGATGATGGTCGGCCTGCAGGGCGGCGGCAAAACGACGAGCAGCGCCAAGCTCGCCAAAAAGCTGAGCAAGAGCCACAAGCCCATGCTCGTCGCCTGCGACCTGCGCCGCCCCGCCGCAGTGGATCAGCTGCGCGTGCTGGCCGGCCAGGCCGGCGTCGCCTTCTTCGGCCCCGAAGCCGGCGAAAGCGACGTCGTCGCGCTGTCACAGCGCGCCCTCGCCTACGCCGCTTCGCATCTGATCGACGTGCTCATCTTCGACACGGCCGGACGCCTCGCCGTCGACGAAGAGATGATGGCCGAACTCGACCGCATGAAGGCGGCGCTCGCTCCGCACGAGATCCTGCTGGTCGTCGACGCCATGTCGGGACAGGAAGCCCTGAACGTGGCCGAAGCGTTCAACAACCGCCTCGGCGTCACTGGCGTCGTGCTCAGCAAGCTCGACGGCGACGCCCGCGGCGGAGCGGCCTTGGCCGTGCTGGCCGCCACCGGCGTGCCGGTCAAGTTCGCCGGCGTCGGCGAAGGGCTCGACGCCATCGAGCAGTTCGATCCCCGCCGCATGGCCGAGCGCATCATGGGCATGGGCGACATGGCCGGTCTGGTGGAAAAGATCAAGGAAGCCGCGACCGAAACCGACATCCAGCAGATGGCGCAGAGCTTCAAAAAGCAGCGCTTCACGATGGACAACCTGCTCGCGCAGTTCGCCCAGGTCGAAAAGATGGGCCCGCTCGACAAGGTGATGGAGATGCTGCCCGGCGCGGTCACCAGCAAGATGAAGGACTTGCCGCCGGAAGCGCTCGACGACAAGCGCCTGCTGCGCATGAAAGCCATCATCCAGTCGATGACGAAGGCCGAGCGCCGCGATCCCGCGATCATCAAGGGCAGCCGCCGGCGCCGCATCGCCGAAGGATCGGGCACCACGGTGCAGATGGTCAACCAGCTGCTGAAGCAGTTCGAGCAGATGAGCGAGCTGTGGAAGCGTTTCGGCAAGATGGGCAAAAAA
- a CDS encoding sigma-70 family RNA polymerase sigma factor, whose translation MSENEALERRVQLSRLYDLYGPLLTERQRRVYEMHELDDLSLSEIADELGISRQGVSDQLQRARDRLDEIETLLGCGERFRRIEAEARAIRDGENPQRHAAAIVEACEGRTMNHV comes from the coding sequence GTGAGCGAGAACGAAGCGCTGGAACGCCGCGTTCAGCTTTCGCGGCTGTACGATCTCTACGGTCCCCTGCTCACGGAACGGCAGCGCCGCGTTTACGAAATGCACGAGCTCGACGACCTGTCGCTCTCGGAGATCGCCGACGAGTTGGGGATCAGCCGTCAGGGCGTCTCCGACCAGCTGCAGCGGGCGCGCGACCGCCTCGACGAGATCGAGACGCTGCTCGGCTGCGGCGAACGCTTTCGCCGCATCGAAGCCGAGGCCCGCGCCATCCGCGACGGCGAAAATCCTCAGCGGCACGCCGCGGCCATCGTCGAGGCGTGCGAAGGAAGGACGATGAACCATGTTTGA
- a CDS encoding lactate utilization protein encodes MKTETTMNETARDNCRHLAADMEKHLVRRGHVPFYAATASEALGKILSLIPAGASVGIPGSATIREIGAVEALRERGHKVVQHWDPKATAAEKLEARFEEAQCDVFLASSNAITKDGVLVNVDGAGNRVAAMCWSRGDRIYVVGMNKVCPDVAGALARVRNLAAPINAQRLSRPGHNVAPDSICRAVLITEQAPTMPDGKKSYVVLVGEELGY; translated from the coding sequence ATGAAGACTGAAACGACGATGAATGAGACTGCGCGAGATAACTGCCGTCATCTTGCGGCTGACATGGAGAAACATCTGGTCCGGCGGGGGCACGTTCCCTTTTACGCCGCGACTGCGTCGGAAGCGCTGGGAAAGATCCTGTCCCTGATTCCCGCCGGCGCCAGCGTGGGGATTCCCGGTTCCGCAACGATCCGCGAGATCGGCGCCGTCGAGGCGCTGCGGGAGCGGGGGCACAAAGTGGTGCAGCACTGGGATCCGAAGGCGACGGCGGCAGAAAAGCTGGAGGCGCGTTTTGAGGAAGCGCAGTGCGACGTCTTTCTCGCCAGTTCCAACGCCATCACCAAGGACGGCGTGCTCGTCAACGTCGACGGCGCCGGCAATCGCGTGGCGGCCATGTGCTGGAGCCGCGGCGACAGGATCTACGTCGTCGGCATGAACAAGGTTTGTCCCGACGTGGCGGGCGCCCTCGCGCGCGTGCGGAACCTCGCGGCCCCCATCAACGCGCAAAGGCTGTCGCGTCCCGGCCATAACGTCGCTCCTGACAGTATCTGCCGGGCTGTGCTGATTACGGAGCAGGCGCCGACCATGCCTGACGGCAAGAAGTCCTACGTGGTTCTCGTAGGCGAAGAACTGGGGTATTGA
- a CDS encoding asparaginase, translated as MADQNISLVIAGGEISMGLADGIVTSQQPVSAETIQSWIWPELAESVRLVDWSHQPSSHYSVRMTADLVELLSQQVEAGAHAVVVFCGSDAVEEMAYLADLLWVYPQPLIFAATHAPAGVPGSDALTVLNEALLTALSREAWGQGVLVCAGGQLFAASDIVEYADYGRLGFAGNFRGAIGAIVAGKVHLWQAPKRSKIFDAPFTPARNVELLYASLGAGERFLQLLTGDEGNPIDGLVIAGFGGGHVYPAWVPYLKALVRDGVPVVVVSRCLRGCVMEDSSFEGAFLKLKEFGVMNGGFLSPLQARLKLAVGIGANLKSEELQKYLLDQ; from the coding sequence ATGGCAGATCAGAATATTTCGCTTGTCATTGCCGGCGGCGAGATCTCCATGGGGCTGGCCGACGGCATCGTCACCTCGCAGCAGCCGGTTTCGGCGGAGACGATCCAATCGTGGATCTGGCCCGAACTGGCGGAATCGGTGCGCCTGGTGGACTGGAGTCATCAGCCCAGCAGTCATTATTCGGTGCGCATGACGGCCGACCTCGTCGAACTGCTGAGCCAGCAGGTCGAAGCGGGCGCTCATGCCGTCGTCGTCTTTTGCGGTTCCGATGCCGTAGAGGAAATGGCTTATCTGGCCGACTTGCTCTGGGTGTATCCGCAGCCGCTGATATTTGCCGCGACTCATGCGCCGGCGGGCGTCCCCGGCAGCGACGCGCTGACCGTGCTGAACGAGGCGTTGCTCACCGCCCTGTCGCGCGAAGCGTGGGGACAGGGCGTGCTGGTCTGCGCCGGGGGGCAACTTTTTGCGGCTTCCGATATCGTTGAATACGCCGACTACGGTCGTCTCGGTTTCGCGGGCAATTTCCGCGGCGCCATCGGCGCCATTGTCGCCGGCAAGGTCCATCTCTGGCAGGCCCCCAAGCGCAGCAAAATTTTTGACGCGCCGTTCACGCCGGCCCGCAACGTGGAGCTGCTCTACGCCTCGCTGGGCGCCGGGGAACGTTTTTTGCAGCTGCTCACCGGCGACGAGGGCAATCCCATCGACGGCCTTGTCATCGCCGGTTTCGGCGGCGGCCATGTTTATCCCGCCTGGGTCCCTTACCTGAAGGCTCTTGTGCGCGACGGCGTTCCCGTGGTGGTCGTGTCGCGCTGCCTGCGGGGCTGTGTGATGGAGGATTCTTCTTTTGAAGGAGCCTTCCTGAAGTTGAAGGAGTTCGGCGTCATGAACGGCGGGTTCCTTTCGCCCTTGCAGGCGCGTCTCAAGTTGGCCGTCGGCATTGGCGCAAACCTGAAGAGCGAAGAGCTGCAAAAATATCTGTTGGACCAGTAA
- the hutH gene encoding histidine ammonia-lyase produces MNRANPVVLTGRNLTLEQLINVSRCGAPVKLSEEAVGLINRASSLIENWVAGNRIVYGVTTGFGDLATVKVDSARTRLLQENLIRSHAVGVGEPLPVDVVRAIMLLRLNGLLCGHSGITLETLSQLVNFLNLGIAPVVPEQGSVGASGDLCPLSHIAAAMLGEGDVFHQGRRMTALEAMKLTGLKPVALHPKEGLALNNGTAALTGLGALALYDALKLEKNADIIGALSLEALHGVPYAFDARTHALRPHSGQIAVAQNIRRLIEGSQIIDKYKGARVQDAYSLRCMPQVHGASRDALDYVKSKIEIEMNSVTDNPLIFPDDEAALSGGNFHGQPIALAMDFFAIAVSEFGSVSERRSARMVDKSLSNGLPPFLIDDSGVNSGFMITQYTQAAVASENKTLTHPACVDSIPTSANQEDHVSMGYWASLKATRVLRNVEKILGIEAMAACQGVDFSRPLGLGRGTEAAWEAFRTQIPFLEKDRFIHPLMTKSIDFVRSGALIEAVESEIGELY; encoded by the coding sequence GTGAAGCTTTCCGAAGAGGCCGTCGGCCTGATCAACCGGGCTTCCTCTCTGATCGAGAACTGGGTCGCCGGCAACCGCATCGTCTACGGCGTGACGACGGGATTCGGCGATCTCGCCACCGTCAAGGTCGATTCCGCCCGCACCCGCCTGCTTCAGGAAAACCTGATCCGCAGCCACGCCGTCGGCGTCGGCGAACCGCTGCCCGTCGACGTGGTGCGCGCCATCATGTTGCTGCGCCTCAACGGCCTGCTTTGCGGACATTCCGGCATCACGCTGGAAACGCTGTCGCAGCTGGTCAACTTCCTCAACCTCGGCATCGCGCCCGTGGTGCCCGAGCAGGGATCCGTCGGCGCGTCGGGCGACCTCTGCCCGCTCTCGCACATCGCCGCCGCCATGCTCGGCGAGGGCGACGTGTTCCATCAGGGCCGGCGCATGACCGCGCTCGAAGCCATGAAGTTGACGGGGCTCAAACCCGTCGCTCTGCATCCCAAGGAAGGGCTGGCTCTCAACAACGGCACCGCGGCGCTCACCGGACTCGGCGCGCTGGCGCTGTACGACGCGCTGAAACTCGAAAAGAACGCCGACATCATCGGCGCCCTGTCGCTGGAAGCGCTTCACGGCGTTCCCTACGCTTTCGACGCGCGCACCCACGCGCTGCGCCCCCACAGCGGCCAGATCGCCGTGGCGCAGAATATCCGCCGCCTCATCGAAGGCAGCCAGATCATCGACAAGTACAAGGGCGCTCGCGTACAGGACGCCTATTCGCTGCGCTGCATGCCCCAGGTGCACGGCGCCAGCCGCGACGCGCTCGATTACGTGAAGTCGAAGATCGAGATCGAGATGAACTCCGTCACCGACAATCCGCTCATTTTCCCCGACGACGAGGCGGCGCTCAGCGGCGGCAACTTCCACGGCCAGCCCATCGCGCTCGCCATGGATTTCTTCGCCATCGCCGTGTCCGAGTTCGGCAGCGTCTCCGAGCGCCGCAGCGCCCGCATGGTCGACAAAAGCCTCTCCAACGGCCTGCCGCCCTTCCTGATCGACGACAGCGGCGTCAACAGCGGCTTCATGATCACCCAGTACACCCAGGCCGCCGTGGCTTCGGAGAACAAAACGCTGACTCACCCCGCCTGCGTCGACTCCATCCCCACTTCCGCCAACCAGGAAGATCACGTTTCCATGGGCTATTGGGCCTCGCTCAAGGCGACGCGCGTGCTGCGCAACGTGGAAAAGATCCTCGGCATCGAAGCCATGGCCGCCTGCCAGGGCGTCGATTTCTCGCGCCCGCTCGGGCTCGGCCGCGGCACGGAAGCCGCCTGGGAAGCCTTCCGCACGCAGATCCCCTTCCTCGAAAAAGACCGCTTCATCCACCCGCTCATGACCAAATCCATCGACTTCGTCCGCAGCGGCGCTCTGATCGAAGCCGTCGAAAGCGAGATCGGGGAGTTGTACTGA